In the genome of Dermatobacter hominis, the window GCCCGTGTCCACCCAGTCCTCGAACTGGATGACGCCGATCTCCTCGAACCGGCGGCGCAGCCAGGCGTCGTTGCGGTCGAGCAGGCCGAGCTTCTTGCAGTTCGGCACGATCTTAGAGAACAGCATCATCTGGAACATCTGGCGGGTGGGCGTCCGCATGACGAGCTCGATGGCCTCCTTGACCGGCACGTCCATGCGCTCCCACACCTCCTGCTGGAGGAAGCGGTCCCGCATGCGCACGGCGGCCTCGAACGCGAACTGCTGGCGCTCGAAGATCTCGGCGTCGGTGAGGCCCTGGTAGTACTCCTGCAGCGACAGCACGCCGAATGCGACGTGGCGGGCCTCGTCGCTCATGACGTAGCGGAGCAGCTGCTTGAGGAGCGGCTCGGTCGACATCTGGTGCATGAAGCCGAAGGCGGCCAGCGCCAGCCCCTCGACCATGACCTGCATGCCCAGGTAGGTCATGTCCCACCGGCTGTCGCTGACGATGTCGTCGAGCAGCATCTTCAGGTGGGCGTTGACCGGGTAGTGCCCGCTCAGCTTGGTGTCGAGGTACTTGGCGAAGACCTCGACGTGTCGGGCCTCGTCCATGACCTGGGTCGAGGCGTAGTACTTGGCGTCGATCCACGGCACCGTCTCGACGATCTTGGCCGTGCAGATGAGCGCACCCTGCTCACCGTGCATGAACTGGCTGAGCGTCCAGTTCTGGCTCTCGATCCCGAGGCGCATCCACTGGTCCTCGGTCCAGTGCTCGAACGGCGTGCCGGTCACGTCGAAGTCGGCCAGGCCCAGGCCCTGGGCGCCGTTCTGCTCGGCGTTGGCGATCACGATCGACTCCTGGTCGACCTCGGTCTCCCACGGCAGGTCGGTCTCCCCGTTCCACATGGAGACCTTGGCCTTCTCGTAGAGCTTGTCGAGCGCGGGCCGGGCGCCCTTCTCGTAGTCCCACGTGAAGATCGCCTCGGAGTTCTGGCGGACGGCCGAGATGACCTCGTCGCGGTCGGTGTTGGTGACGGCCAGGATCGCCTCCAGGTCGTCGACGTCGGCCCGGCCGATCAGCTCCTCGTTGGTGCTCATGTGGGTGCTCCTGTGTCTCGCTCGAGTGGTGGGTCGGCCGCCGGAGGGCGGGCCGGTTCGATCACGCCGCCGGC includes:
- a CDS encoding ferritin-like domain-containing protein — translated: MSTNEELIGRADVDDLEAILAVTNTDRDEVISAVRQNSEAIFTWDYEKGARPALDKLYEKAKVSMWNGETDLPWETEVDQESIVIANAEQNGAQGLGLADFDVTGTPFEHWTEDQWMRLGIESQNWTLSQFMHGEQGALICTAKIVETVPWIDAKYYASTQVMDEARHVEVFAKYLDTKLSGHYPVNAHLKMLLDDIVSDSRWDMTYLGMQVMVEGLALAAFGFMHQMSTEPLLKQLLRYVMSDEARHVAFGVLSLQEYYQGLTDAEIFERQQFAFEAAVRMRDRFLQQEVWERMDVPVKEAIELVMRTPTRQMFQMMLFSKIVPNCKKLGLLDRNDAWLRRRFEEIGVIQFEDWVDTGEEYESFALTDADQRTA